From the genome of Macrobrachium nipponense isolate FS-2020 chromosome 43, ASM1510439v2, whole genome shotgun sequence, one region includes:
- the LOC135213992 gene encoding uncharacterized protein LOC135213992, translating into METAKTMGDIHVGDKGTEMKEGDVDVGDIETEQKCGDNIVGDRETEKIIYVGAMEADDSIDISEVKTENKANDVVGEKTIEVNCDVGVGDVGEGGKDAGDAKTDQRYNENTEMEGKTGMDKPGSSRTLSKSFSLETVDCDYIDQTESESESTEKTVMERLNEASSTQHSSESLLNVNKNIGMNSLGGSGLNEDVGVDNRHGSDLIMRNGQKCEGNKSLNRESAPGEDDRSANRKNEQDSMNLEGLLQLLLNESHFLGSDCKETKKMPKSLQRIQKEEDKMMNWKVIEGKCNENLTVINDNFEENIHDKGAKENARVSDAKRKRSLSVPKDENNRKRLASGGGNYSILDKDTTRDNIPLESGNVIESDNDSVFGDSEDDSDDESDGERYPDVTKKRVKIESFSSAVSNILEEMGPNNTSIDTDDLTDYDEESSVEVTGEKLCDEGSSSQDLIECSGKPAEEMKDRDEVLVSPVNRVTSINRPKPSDQQKPGTNIKVEMDANLKWIREVPPPFAGPKCTCESPGTPPWKLASHSGSQGHDASCELTLESSSEHEVVSVKLRRPRCSSFSPETASSPYQKRYSHSELGCSMRKQRVYARGCPLRGVAAVRSKRTRGGY; encoded by the coding sequence ATGGAAACTGCTAAGACAATGGGAGACATTCATGTGGGAGATAAGGgaactgaaatgaaagaaggtgaTGTTGATGTTGGGGATATAGAAACTGAacagaaatgtggagataatatTGTTGGAGATAGGGAAACTGAAAAGATTATTTATGTGGGAGCTATGGAAGCAGATGATTCTATTGATATTAGTGaagtgaaaactgaaaataaagccAATGATGTTGTGGgtgagaaaactattgaggtaaATTGTGATGTTGGTGTTGgagatgttggagaaggaggtAAAGATGCCGGAGATGCGAAAACTGACCAGAGATATAACGAAAACACAGAAATGGAAGGAAAGACCGGAATGGACAAACCAGGAAGCAGTAGGACCCTTTCGAAAAGTTTTTCCTTAGAGACGGTCGACTGTGACTATATCGATCAGACCGAAAGCGAGAGTGAGTCGACTGAGAAGACAGTGATGGAAAGACTGAATGAGGCCTCGTCGACGCAACACTCAAGTGAATCGTtgttgaatgtaaacaaaaatataggTATGAATAGTTTAGGTGGGAGTGGTTTAAACGAAGATGTTGGTGTGGATAACCGTCACGGGAGTGACTTAATTATGAGGAATGGACAGAAATGTGAAGGAAATAAAAGTCTGAATAGAGAAAGCGCTCCTGGTGAGGACGATAGGAgcgcaaatagaaaaaatgaacaaGATTCAATGAACTTAGAAGGTTTACTGCAGTTACTCCTAAACGAAAGCCACTTCTTGGGGAGCGATTGCAAAGAAAcgaagaaaatgccgaagagttTGCAAAGAATTCAGAAAGAGGAAGACAAGATGATGAATTGGAAGGTCATTGAGGGAAAATGTAATGAGAATTTGACGGTTATTAACGACAATTTCGAGGAGAATATCCACGATAAAGGTGCCAAAGAAAATGCGAGAGTTTCCGACGCGAAACGAAAACGGAGTCTTAGTGTGCCAAAGGACGAGAATAATAGAAAACGTTTAGCCAGTGGAGGGGGAAACTACTCTATCTTGGATAAGGACACTACACGTGATAATATTCCTTTAGAAAGTGGTAATGTCATTGAATCAGACAACGACTCGGTCTTTGGCGACAGCGAGGACGATAGTGACGACGAAAGTGATGGCGAGAGATACCCAGATGTCACTAAAAAAAGGGTCAAGATCGAAAGTTTTAGTTCTGCTGTGAGTAATATTCTGGAAGAAATGGGTCCCAATAATACCAGTATTGACACTGATGACCTCACTGATTATGACGAGGAAAGCTCTGTTGAAGTCACAGGTGAAAAGCTTTGTGATGAAGGTAGTAGCAGTCAAGATCTCATAGAATGTTCAGGTAAACCGGCTGAGGAAATGAAGGATAGAGATGAGGTTTTAGTTAGCCCTGTCAATAGAGTAACCAGCATCAATAGGCCCAAACCCTCCGACCAACAGAAGCCTGGCACCAACATCAAAGTTGAGATGGACGCAAATCTGAAATGGATTAGAGAAGTCCCTCCTCCATTCGCAGGTCCAAAATGTACTTGCGAGTCACCTGGTACCCCTCCATGGAAACTGGCATCTCATTCTGGAAGCCAGGGGCACGATGCCTCTTGTGAACTGACCCTCGAGTCTTCCTCAGAGCACGAGGTCGTCTCGGTCAAGTTGAGGAGACCCCGATGCTCTTCCTTCAGCCCGGAAACGGCATCTTCGCCATACCAGAAACGGTACAGCCACTCGGAATTGGGATGTTCCATGAGGAAACAGAGAGTTTATGCCCGAggctgtcccctgaggggagtgGCTGCAGTAAGGAGCAAAAGGACAAGAGGAGGCTATTGA